The Brachyspira sp. SAP_772 genome window below encodes:
- a CDS encoding peptide-methionine (S)-S-oxide reductase, with product MATTLREYKNFYPAEAYHQNYYERKGSIPYCHFYNKIF from the coding sequence GTGGCAACAACTTTAAGAGAGTATAAAAACTTCTACCCAGCAGAAGCTTATCATCAAAACTATTATGAGAGAAAAGGTTCTATACCTTATTGCCATTTTTATAACAAAATATTTTAA